In Bacteroidales bacterium, the sequence TCTGATTTTCTGCGGCCTTTTTCCCAGGTATGATAAGGCTTTAATCCGATCATCACCTCAATATGCGAAAATGAGAACGGACATACACCTTCGTCGTCCCGTCCAGTCTGAGTCATTACATAGGTTACCTCGTCATAATTTTTGAGTTTATCCCTTAGTATGGTGGCCATTTCCGAAGATTTTTCGAGCGACATGCCGGGAGGAAGCTGTACCTGAAGCCAGATACTCCCTTCGTCAAGATGAGGCAAAAAGTCTTTTCCCACATATACCGAGAGTCCGATCACTGCAACCAGAATAGCAGTAGTGGGAAGTATGATCTTTCCCGGGGCGGCGATAATTTTTGCAGTCCGGCTTTTGTACATTTCTGTCAGGCATTCGAGCCAGCGGTTATGATAGACCTTTTGAGGTTTTCGGTATGCCATAAAAGCCAGTCCGGGAATCAGGATCAACGCTGACGCCAATGCTCCCAACAGTGCGAAACTGAGTGTAAATGCCATTGGGGTAAAGAGTTTTTGTTCGACCCTGTCGAATGCAAACAACGGCAGGTAAGCGATAATGATGATCAGCGTTGCAAAAAAGATGGGTTTTGCCACTTCTGCAGCACGTTTTGCGATGCTTGCCTTCTCCAAAGGCTCATCGGGATCATCCTCCCTCTTTTTAAGGATAGTTTCCATCATTACGATCGTACCATCCACAATAATACCGAAGTCAATCGCTCCCAAAGAGAGTAGATTTGCAGGAATATCGGTCAGCCACATCAGGATAAATGCGATCAGCAGCGAAACAGGAATGGTAATGGTGGCAAGCAACGCCCCTTTCGGGCTTCCGAGAAAAATGATCAATACGCCGATAACCAGTAATATGCCGAATAAGAGCGTATGCGAGATGGTATTCAGCGTAGCATCGACCAATTCGGTCCGGTCATAAAAGGTATGGACCTTTACGCCTTTAGGTAAGATATGGGTATTCAAATCATCAACGGCTTCGCTTATCTTTTCGAGTACCCGGGAAGGGTTTTCATAACGCAACAATTGCACCATGCCTTGTACCCCGTCTTCATAGTCTATATCGTTATCGACATAGCCCATAATGCCCTTTCGTTCGAGGTTTCCATATTTTAATTCACCCAGATCCTTAATATAGACGGGTGCTCCGCCAACAGTCTTTACTACGATATTGCCCATGTCCTGTAAATCACGCACAAGCCCTACGCCGCGTACCACGTAGCTTAGATCGCCGCGGATAAACGTACTGCCTCC encodes:
- a CDS encoding efflux RND transporter permease subunit, with amino-acid sequence MEKLMNTLLDRRWLMLTIFVLLSGIGIYAWRQLAIDAYPDIADVAVGVATQVPGLAVTEIEQQITIPLERELNGIPRLKIMRSKNFFGLSKITLVFEDGTDDYWARQRVLERINDIDLPFDARPGLDPLTSPTGEIYRYVVAGNKSLRELTELNHWVIIPRLRQIHGIADVSNFGGITTQFQIEIDPNKLIKYNISLGEVTESIERNNSNAGGSTFIRGDLSYVVRGVGLVRDLQDMGNIVVKTVGGAPVYIKDLGELKYGNLERKGIMGYVDNDIDYEDGVQGMVQLLRYENPSRVLEKISEAVDDLNTHILPKGVKVHTFYDRTELVDATLNTISHTLLFGILLVIGVLIIFLGSPKGALLATITIPVSLLIAFILMWLTDIPANLLSLGAIDFGIIVDGTIVMMETILKKREDDPDEPLEKASIAKRAAEVAKPIFFATLIIIIAYLPLFAFDRVEQKLFTPMAFTLSFALLGALASALILIPGLAFMAYRKPQKVYHNRWLECLTEMYKSRTAKIIAAPGKIILPTTAILVAVIGLSVYVGKDFLPHLDEGSIWLQVQLPPGMSLEKSSEMATILRDKLKNYDEVTYVMTQTGRDDEGVCPFSFSHIEVMIGLKPYHTWEKGRRKS